From a single Oreochromis niloticus isolate F11D_XX linkage group LG4, O_niloticus_UMD_NMBU, whole genome shotgun sequence genomic region:
- the LOC102081443 gene encoding nuclear GTPase SLIP-GC isoform X1, with protein MDDFVRNKLTEWDLQKWMDKFEDEEITQESFYELNDELIDKLIPKVGPGLKFKKRFKQLKEKQSANEETVNLSAEVLPSTSDKGKRRFDQPDESSKLQPPAKRQRSSQPLEAIVLSDVKNIMKFVHARLHEKDKLSAFLKKKISDLETDKRELVGVFGKTGAGKSSLINAIIEEKNLLPSGSVSACTSVMIKVEANMQGSNYEADIEFITPEEWKDELWSSYQFLGDNEDCEMDVDNDYHDISEKFSALYGEEWKGKSSEDLMDGKYFKEIPEFLQGRRKILSCESAKELSARCVKYTRSDSKQGSGKDVKKWYWPLVKCVTVRVPNNDFLQHVTLVDLPGNGDRNKSRDKMWKQIVENCSTVWIVTEINRVIAEKEAWEILESASSYIGNGGECRQILFICTKSDHIEDSDDHSAAQRRDLIVKRNMQVKDEVRKEFSRLHKIKKHFTDDHFKVFTVSSKEFLKKKRLNADETEIPKLQQFLQDLNDCHSETFNYVSGAYGILSLIQGANCRGVASKKHVCGELERTMSQQLKQVAKAMAEAYRTFERCLSEGVESSICSYGQKLKTFLYYRKKGSAFHGTLKRVVQSGGIYKQKKGKQININMMLASHLMDSIDEDFRKTFPNEVKCGAFNGVIETFSLNTDFLNKPHKDVELQLRFLKTEEEKIKAKLNKTIRTQKKDVYNSVTQKIKEIMEECYIKAAAFRGPGTLNNMRETIERHVHSNKGMFERAKNTMLEKLNALMQYILETLQKTMMESIELSLKTDNCSLPDFSAELSMVKENYDKLENSPVVR; from the exons ATGGATGATTTTGTGCGAAACAAACTGACTGAATGGGATCTACAAAAGTGGATGGATAAATTTGAAG ATGAAGAAATTACACAGGAAAGCTTTTATGAACTTAATGATGAACTCATTGATAAATTGATTCCAAAAGTTGGACCAGGATTAAAGTTCAAGAAGAGATTCAAGCAGTTAAAG GAAAAACAAAGCGCAAATGAGGAAACAGTCAATTTATCTGCTGAA GTTTTGCCATCCACAAGTGATAAAG GAAAGAGAAGGTTCGACCAACCGGACGAGTCCAGCAAATTGCAACCACCAGCTAAACGACAACGTAGCTCCCAACCATTGG AAGCAATCGTGCTGTCTGATGTAAAAAACATAATGAAATTCGTCCATGCCAGACTACACGAAAAAGACAAGCTCAGTGCTTTCCTGAA gaaaaaaattagTGATTTGGAGACAGACAAGAGGGAGCTGGTTGGTGTCTTTGGTAAAACTGGGGCTGGAAAGAGTTCTCTGATAAATGCCATCATTGAAGAGAAGAACCTTTTGCCTTCTGGAAGTGTCAGTGCATGCACCTCAGTCATGATCAAAGTGGAGGCTAACATGCAAGGCTCTAACTATGAGGCAGACATTGAGTTCATCACACCAGAG gagTGGAAAGATGAGTTGTGGTCATCTTATCAGTTTCTTGGGGATAATGAAGATTGTGAAATGGATGTTGATAATGACTATCATGACATCAGCGAAAAGTTTTCAGCGCTCTATGGAGAAGAATGGAAAGGAAAGTCCTCTGAAGATCTCATGGATGGAAAATATTTCAAAGAAATTCCAGAATTTCTCCAAGGCAGGAGGAAGATTTTGTCATGTGAATCA GCTAAAGAACTCTCTGCAAGATGTGTCAAATACACAAGAAGTGACTCTAAACAGGGAAGTGGTAAAGATGTAAAGAAGTGGTACTGGCCTCTAGTGAAATGTGTGACTGTCAGGGTGCCAAACAATGATTTTCTCCAGCATGTCACACTTGTGGACCTTCCTGGAAATGGTGACCGTAACAAGAGTCGAGATAAAATGTGGAAACAA ATAGTTGAAAATTGTTCTACTGTGTGGATTGTAACTGAGATTAATAGAGTAATCGCAGAAAAAGAAGCCTGGGAGATCCTGGAAAGTGCCAGCAGCTATATTGGAAATGGTGGCGAGTGTCGACAAATCCTATTTATCTGCACTAAGTCAGATCACATTGAAGATTCAGATGATCA TTCAGCAGCTCAACGCCGGGACCTTATAGTTAAAAGAAACATGCAAGTCAAAGATGAAGTGAGGAAAGAATTCAGCAGGCTACACAAAATTAAG aaacacttcactGATGACCATTTCAAAGTCTTCACAGTGAGCTCCAAAGAGTTTCTAAAAAAGAAACGCTTAAATGCAGATGAAACTG aaatacCCAAACTTCAGCAATTTTTGCAAGATCTCAATGACTGTCACTCAGAGACATTCAACTATGTGTCTGGAGCTTATGGGATTCTGTCTTTGATTCAAGGGGCCAACTGCAGAGGAGTG gcTAGTAAAAAACATGTGTGTGGAGAACTTGAGAGAACAATGAGCCAACAACTTAAGCAAGTCGCAAAAGCAATGGCAGAGGCCTATAGGACTTTTGAGAGATGCCTTAGCGAGGGAGTTGAGAGCTCCATCTGTTCATATGGACAAAAACTGAAGACCTTCTTGTATTAT AGAAAGAAGGGCAGTGCTTTTCACGGGACACTAAAGCGTGTTGTTCAGAGTGGTGGCatctacaaacaaaaaaaggggaagCAAATAAACATTAACATGATGTTAGCTTCACACTTGATGGACAGCATTGATGAAGATTTCAGAAAGACCTTCCC aaatgAAGTTAAATGCGGCGCATTTAATGGTGTaattgaaacattttcactTAACACCGATTTTTTGAATAAACCCCACAAAGATGTTGAACTGCAGCTGAGATTTCTCAAGACAGAG gAGGAAAAAATCAAGGCAAAACTCAATAAAACCATCCGGACGCAGAAGAAAGATGTCTACAACAGTGTGacacagaaaattaaagaaattatgGAAGAATGCTACATCA AGGCCGCAGCATTCAGAGGACCAGGCACACTGAACAACATGAGAGAGACTATTGAGAGACATGTGCACTCAAATAAGGGCATGTTTGAGCGGGCGAAAAATACCATGTTGGAGAAGCTGAATGCCTTGATG CAATACATCCTAGAGACGCTGCAGAAAACGATGATGGAATCAATTGAACTCTCACTTAAGACGGATAACTGCTCACTTCCAG aTTTTTCAGCAGAGCTTTCAATGGTGAAGGAAAATTATGACAAACTTGAAAATAGCCCAGTCGTCAGATGA
- the LOC102081443 gene encoding nuclear GTPase SLIP-GC isoform X2 codes for MCSNFKNDLHFCITKIYLITDEEITQESFYELNDELIDKLIPKVGPGLKFKKRFKQLKEKQSANEETVNLSAEVLPSTSDKGKRRFDQPDESSKLQPPAKRQRSSQPLEAIVLSDVKNIMKFVHARLHEKDKLSAFLKKKISDLETDKRELVGVFGKTGAGKSSLINAIIEEKNLLPSGSVSACTSVMIKVEANMQGSNYEADIEFITPEEWKDELWSSYQFLGDNEDCEMDVDNDYHDISEKFSALYGEEWKGKSSEDLMDGKYFKEIPEFLQGRRKILSCESAKELSARCVKYTRSDSKQGSGKDVKKWYWPLVKCVTVRVPNNDFLQHVTLVDLPGNGDRNKSRDKMWKQIVENCSTVWIVTEINRVIAEKEAWEILESASSYIGNGGECRQILFICTKSDHIEDSDDHSAAQRRDLIVKRNMQVKDEVRKEFSRLHKIKKHFTDDHFKVFTVSSKEFLKKKRLNADETEIPKLQQFLQDLNDCHSETFNYVSGAYGILSLIQGANCRGVASKKHVCGELERTMSQQLKQVAKAMAEAYRTFERCLSEGVESSICSYGQKLKTFLYYRKKGSAFHGTLKRVVQSGGIYKQKKGKQININMMLASHLMDSIDEDFRKTFPNEVKCGAFNGVIETFSLNTDFLNKPHKDVELQLRFLKTEEEKIKAKLNKTIRTQKKDVYNSVTQKIKEIMEECYIKAAAFRGPGTLNNMRETIERHVHSNKGMFERAKNTMLEKLNALMQYILETLQKTMMESIELSLKTDNCSLPDFSAELSMVKENYDKLENSPVVR; via the exons atgtgtagtaattttaaaaatgatttgcaCTTCTGCATTACTAAGATTTATTTAATTACAGATGAAGAAATTACACAGGAAAGCTTTTATGAACTTAATGATGAACTCATTGATAAATTGATTCCAAAAGTTGGACCAGGATTAAAGTTCAAGAAGAGATTCAAGCAGTTAAAG GAAAAACAAAGCGCAAATGAGGAAACAGTCAATTTATCTGCTGAA GTTTTGCCATCCACAAGTGATAAAG GAAAGAGAAGGTTCGACCAACCGGACGAGTCCAGCAAATTGCAACCACCAGCTAAACGACAACGTAGCTCCCAACCATTGG AAGCAATCGTGCTGTCTGATGTAAAAAACATAATGAAATTCGTCCATGCCAGACTACACGAAAAAGACAAGCTCAGTGCTTTCCTGAA gaaaaaaattagTGATTTGGAGACAGACAAGAGGGAGCTGGTTGGTGTCTTTGGTAAAACTGGGGCTGGAAAGAGTTCTCTGATAAATGCCATCATTGAAGAGAAGAACCTTTTGCCTTCTGGAAGTGTCAGTGCATGCACCTCAGTCATGATCAAAGTGGAGGCTAACATGCAAGGCTCTAACTATGAGGCAGACATTGAGTTCATCACACCAGAG gagTGGAAAGATGAGTTGTGGTCATCTTATCAGTTTCTTGGGGATAATGAAGATTGTGAAATGGATGTTGATAATGACTATCATGACATCAGCGAAAAGTTTTCAGCGCTCTATGGAGAAGAATGGAAAGGAAAGTCCTCTGAAGATCTCATGGATGGAAAATATTTCAAAGAAATTCCAGAATTTCTCCAAGGCAGGAGGAAGATTTTGTCATGTGAATCA GCTAAAGAACTCTCTGCAAGATGTGTCAAATACACAAGAAGTGACTCTAAACAGGGAAGTGGTAAAGATGTAAAGAAGTGGTACTGGCCTCTAGTGAAATGTGTGACTGTCAGGGTGCCAAACAATGATTTTCTCCAGCATGTCACACTTGTGGACCTTCCTGGAAATGGTGACCGTAACAAGAGTCGAGATAAAATGTGGAAACAA ATAGTTGAAAATTGTTCTACTGTGTGGATTGTAACTGAGATTAATAGAGTAATCGCAGAAAAAGAAGCCTGGGAGATCCTGGAAAGTGCCAGCAGCTATATTGGAAATGGTGGCGAGTGTCGACAAATCCTATTTATCTGCACTAAGTCAGATCACATTGAAGATTCAGATGATCA TTCAGCAGCTCAACGCCGGGACCTTATAGTTAAAAGAAACATGCAAGTCAAAGATGAAGTGAGGAAAGAATTCAGCAGGCTACACAAAATTAAG aaacacttcactGATGACCATTTCAAAGTCTTCACAGTGAGCTCCAAAGAGTTTCTAAAAAAGAAACGCTTAAATGCAGATGAAACTG aaatacCCAAACTTCAGCAATTTTTGCAAGATCTCAATGACTGTCACTCAGAGACATTCAACTATGTGTCTGGAGCTTATGGGATTCTGTCTTTGATTCAAGGGGCCAACTGCAGAGGAGTG gcTAGTAAAAAACATGTGTGTGGAGAACTTGAGAGAACAATGAGCCAACAACTTAAGCAAGTCGCAAAAGCAATGGCAGAGGCCTATAGGACTTTTGAGAGATGCCTTAGCGAGGGAGTTGAGAGCTCCATCTGTTCATATGGACAAAAACTGAAGACCTTCTTGTATTAT AGAAAGAAGGGCAGTGCTTTTCACGGGACACTAAAGCGTGTTGTTCAGAGTGGTGGCatctacaaacaaaaaaaggggaagCAAATAAACATTAACATGATGTTAGCTTCACACTTGATGGACAGCATTGATGAAGATTTCAGAAAGACCTTCCC aaatgAAGTTAAATGCGGCGCATTTAATGGTGTaattgaaacattttcactTAACACCGATTTTTTGAATAAACCCCACAAAGATGTTGAACTGCAGCTGAGATTTCTCAAGACAGAG gAGGAAAAAATCAAGGCAAAACTCAATAAAACCATCCGGACGCAGAAGAAAGATGTCTACAACAGTGTGacacagaaaattaaagaaattatgGAAGAATGCTACATCA AGGCCGCAGCATTCAGAGGACCAGGCACACTGAACAACATGAGAGAGACTATTGAGAGACATGTGCACTCAAATAAGGGCATGTTTGAGCGGGCGAAAAATACCATGTTGGAGAAGCTGAATGCCTTGATG CAATACATCCTAGAGACGCTGCAGAAAACGATGATGGAATCAATTGAACTCTCACTTAAGACGGATAACTGCTCACTTCCAG aTTTTTCAGCAGAGCTTTCAATGGTGAAGGAAAATTATGACAAACTTGAAAATAGCCCAGTCGTCAGATGA
- the LOC102081443 gene encoding nuclear GTPase SLIP-GC isoform X4, whose amino-acid sequence MDDFVRNKLTEWDLQKWMDKFEEAIVLSDVKNIMKFVHARLHEKDKLSAFLKKKISDLETDKRELVGVFGKTGAGKSSLINAIIEEKNLLPSGSVSACTSVMIKVEANMQGSNYEADIEFITPEEWKDELWSSYQFLGDNEDCEMDVDNDYHDISEKFSALYGEEWKGKSSEDLMDGKYFKEIPEFLQGRRKILSCESAKELSARCVKYTRSDSKQGSGKDVKKWYWPLVKCVTVRVPNNDFLQHVTLVDLPGNGDRNKSRDKMWKQIVENCSTVWIVTEINRVIAEKEAWEILESASSYIGNGGECRQILFICTKSDHIEDSDDHSAAQRRDLIVKRNMQVKDEVRKEFSRLHKIKKHFTDDHFKVFTVSSKEFLKKKRLNADETEIPKLQQFLQDLNDCHSETFNYVSGAYGILSLIQGANCRGVASKKHVCGELERTMSQQLKQVAKAMAEAYRTFERCLSEGVESSICSYGQKLKTFLYYRKKGSAFHGTLKRVVQSGGIYKQKKGKQININMMLASHLMDSIDEDFRKTFPNEVKCGAFNGVIETFSLNTDFLNKPHKDVELQLRFLKTEEEKIKAKLNKTIRTQKKDVYNSVTQKIKEIMEECYIKAAAFRGPGTLNNMRETIERHVHSNKGMFERAKNTMLEKLNALMQYILETLQKTMMESIELSLKTDNCSLPDFSAELSMVKENYDKLENSPVVR is encoded by the exons ATGGATGATTTTGTGCGAAACAAACTGACTGAATGGGATCTACAAAAGTGGATGGATAAATTTGAAG AAGCAATCGTGCTGTCTGATGTAAAAAACATAATGAAATTCGTCCATGCCAGACTACACGAAAAAGACAAGCTCAGTGCTTTCCTGAA gaaaaaaattagTGATTTGGAGACAGACAAGAGGGAGCTGGTTGGTGTCTTTGGTAAAACTGGGGCTGGAAAGAGTTCTCTGATAAATGCCATCATTGAAGAGAAGAACCTTTTGCCTTCTGGAAGTGTCAGTGCATGCACCTCAGTCATGATCAAAGTGGAGGCTAACATGCAAGGCTCTAACTATGAGGCAGACATTGAGTTCATCACACCAGAG gagTGGAAAGATGAGTTGTGGTCATCTTATCAGTTTCTTGGGGATAATGAAGATTGTGAAATGGATGTTGATAATGACTATCATGACATCAGCGAAAAGTTTTCAGCGCTCTATGGAGAAGAATGGAAAGGAAAGTCCTCTGAAGATCTCATGGATGGAAAATATTTCAAAGAAATTCCAGAATTTCTCCAAGGCAGGAGGAAGATTTTGTCATGTGAATCA GCTAAAGAACTCTCTGCAAGATGTGTCAAATACACAAGAAGTGACTCTAAACAGGGAAGTGGTAAAGATGTAAAGAAGTGGTACTGGCCTCTAGTGAAATGTGTGACTGTCAGGGTGCCAAACAATGATTTTCTCCAGCATGTCACACTTGTGGACCTTCCTGGAAATGGTGACCGTAACAAGAGTCGAGATAAAATGTGGAAACAA ATAGTTGAAAATTGTTCTACTGTGTGGATTGTAACTGAGATTAATAGAGTAATCGCAGAAAAAGAAGCCTGGGAGATCCTGGAAAGTGCCAGCAGCTATATTGGAAATGGTGGCGAGTGTCGACAAATCCTATTTATCTGCACTAAGTCAGATCACATTGAAGATTCAGATGATCA TTCAGCAGCTCAACGCCGGGACCTTATAGTTAAAAGAAACATGCAAGTCAAAGATGAAGTGAGGAAAGAATTCAGCAGGCTACACAAAATTAAG aaacacttcactGATGACCATTTCAAAGTCTTCACAGTGAGCTCCAAAGAGTTTCTAAAAAAGAAACGCTTAAATGCAGATGAAACTG aaatacCCAAACTTCAGCAATTTTTGCAAGATCTCAATGACTGTCACTCAGAGACATTCAACTATGTGTCTGGAGCTTATGGGATTCTGTCTTTGATTCAAGGGGCCAACTGCAGAGGAGTG gcTAGTAAAAAACATGTGTGTGGAGAACTTGAGAGAACAATGAGCCAACAACTTAAGCAAGTCGCAAAAGCAATGGCAGAGGCCTATAGGACTTTTGAGAGATGCCTTAGCGAGGGAGTTGAGAGCTCCATCTGTTCATATGGACAAAAACTGAAGACCTTCTTGTATTAT AGAAAGAAGGGCAGTGCTTTTCACGGGACACTAAAGCGTGTTGTTCAGAGTGGTGGCatctacaaacaaaaaaaggggaagCAAATAAACATTAACATGATGTTAGCTTCACACTTGATGGACAGCATTGATGAAGATTTCAGAAAGACCTTCCC aaatgAAGTTAAATGCGGCGCATTTAATGGTGTaattgaaacattttcactTAACACCGATTTTTTGAATAAACCCCACAAAGATGTTGAACTGCAGCTGAGATTTCTCAAGACAGAG gAGGAAAAAATCAAGGCAAAACTCAATAAAACCATCCGGACGCAGAAGAAAGATGTCTACAACAGTGTGacacagaaaattaaagaaattatgGAAGAATGCTACATCA AGGCCGCAGCATTCAGAGGACCAGGCACACTGAACAACATGAGAGAGACTATTGAGAGACATGTGCACTCAAATAAGGGCATGTTTGAGCGGGCGAAAAATACCATGTTGGAGAAGCTGAATGCCTTGATG CAATACATCCTAGAGACGCTGCAGAAAACGATGATGGAATCAATTGAACTCTCACTTAAGACGGATAACTGCTCACTTCCAG aTTTTTCAGCAGAGCTTTCAATGGTGAAGGAAAATTATGACAAACTTGAAAATAGCCCAGTCGTCAGATGA
- the LOC102081443 gene encoding nuclear GTPase SLIP-GC isoform X3 has translation MDDFVRNKLTEWDLQKWMDKFEVGPGLKFKKRFKQLKEKQSANEETVNLSAEVLPSTSDKGKRRFDQPDESSKLQPPAKRQRSSQPLEAIVLSDVKNIMKFVHARLHEKDKLSAFLKKKISDLETDKRELVGVFGKTGAGKSSLINAIIEEKNLLPSGSVSACTSVMIKVEANMQGSNYEADIEFITPEEWKDELWSSYQFLGDNEDCEMDVDNDYHDISEKFSALYGEEWKGKSSEDLMDGKYFKEIPEFLQGRRKILSCESAKELSARCVKYTRSDSKQGSGKDVKKWYWPLVKCVTVRVPNNDFLQHVTLVDLPGNGDRNKSRDKMWKQIVENCSTVWIVTEINRVIAEKEAWEILESASSYIGNGGECRQILFICTKSDHIEDSDDHSAAQRRDLIVKRNMQVKDEVRKEFSRLHKIKKHFTDDHFKVFTVSSKEFLKKKRLNADETEIPKLQQFLQDLNDCHSETFNYVSGAYGILSLIQGANCRGVASKKHVCGELERTMSQQLKQVAKAMAEAYRTFERCLSEGVESSICSYGQKLKTFLYYRKKGSAFHGTLKRVVQSGGIYKQKKGKQININMMLASHLMDSIDEDFRKTFPNEVKCGAFNGVIETFSLNTDFLNKPHKDVELQLRFLKTEEEKIKAKLNKTIRTQKKDVYNSVTQKIKEIMEECYIKAAAFRGPGTLNNMRETIERHVHSNKGMFERAKNTMLEKLNALMQYILETLQKTMMESIELSLKTDNCSLPDFSAELSMVKENYDKLENSPVVR, from the exons ATGGATGATTTTGTGCGAAACAAACTGACTGAATGGGATCTACAAAAGTGGATGGATAAATTTGAAG TTGGACCAGGATTAAAGTTCAAGAAGAGATTCAAGCAGTTAAAG GAAAAACAAAGCGCAAATGAGGAAACAGTCAATTTATCTGCTGAA GTTTTGCCATCCACAAGTGATAAAG GAAAGAGAAGGTTCGACCAACCGGACGAGTCCAGCAAATTGCAACCACCAGCTAAACGACAACGTAGCTCCCAACCATTGG AAGCAATCGTGCTGTCTGATGTAAAAAACATAATGAAATTCGTCCATGCCAGACTACACGAAAAAGACAAGCTCAGTGCTTTCCTGAA gaaaaaaattagTGATTTGGAGACAGACAAGAGGGAGCTGGTTGGTGTCTTTGGTAAAACTGGGGCTGGAAAGAGTTCTCTGATAAATGCCATCATTGAAGAGAAGAACCTTTTGCCTTCTGGAAGTGTCAGTGCATGCACCTCAGTCATGATCAAAGTGGAGGCTAACATGCAAGGCTCTAACTATGAGGCAGACATTGAGTTCATCACACCAGAG gagTGGAAAGATGAGTTGTGGTCATCTTATCAGTTTCTTGGGGATAATGAAGATTGTGAAATGGATGTTGATAATGACTATCATGACATCAGCGAAAAGTTTTCAGCGCTCTATGGAGAAGAATGGAAAGGAAAGTCCTCTGAAGATCTCATGGATGGAAAATATTTCAAAGAAATTCCAGAATTTCTCCAAGGCAGGAGGAAGATTTTGTCATGTGAATCA GCTAAAGAACTCTCTGCAAGATGTGTCAAATACACAAGAAGTGACTCTAAACAGGGAAGTGGTAAAGATGTAAAGAAGTGGTACTGGCCTCTAGTGAAATGTGTGACTGTCAGGGTGCCAAACAATGATTTTCTCCAGCATGTCACACTTGTGGACCTTCCTGGAAATGGTGACCGTAACAAGAGTCGAGATAAAATGTGGAAACAA ATAGTTGAAAATTGTTCTACTGTGTGGATTGTAACTGAGATTAATAGAGTAATCGCAGAAAAAGAAGCCTGGGAGATCCTGGAAAGTGCCAGCAGCTATATTGGAAATGGTGGCGAGTGTCGACAAATCCTATTTATCTGCACTAAGTCAGATCACATTGAAGATTCAGATGATCA TTCAGCAGCTCAACGCCGGGACCTTATAGTTAAAAGAAACATGCAAGTCAAAGATGAAGTGAGGAAAGAATTCAGCAGGCTACACAAAATTAAG aaacacttcactGATGACCATTTCAAAGTCTTCACAGTGAGCTCCAAAGAGTTTCTAAAAAAGAAACGCTTAAATGCAGATGAAACTG aaatacCCAAACTTCAGCAATTTTTGCAAGATCTCAATGACTGTCACTCAGAGACATTCAACTATGTGTCTGGAGCTTATGGGATTCTGTCTTTGATTCAAGGGGCCAACTGCAGAGGAGTG gcTAGTAAAAAACATGTGTGTGGAGAACTTGAGAGAACAATGAGCCAACAACTTAAGCAAGTCGCAAAAGCAATGGCAGAGGCCTATAGGACTTTTGAGAGATGCCTTAGCGAGGGAGTTGAGAGCTCCATCTGTTCATATGGACAAAAACTGAAGACCTTCTTGTATTAT AGAAAGAAGGGCAGTGCTTTTCACGGGACACTAAAGCGTGTTGTTCAGAGTGGTGGCatctacaaacaaaaaaaggggaagCAAATAAACATTAACATGATGTTAGCTTCACACTTGATGGACAGCATTGATGAAGATTTCAGAAAGACCTTCCC aaatgAAGTTAAATGCGGCGCATTTAATGGTGTaattgaaacattttcactTAACACCGATTTTTTGAATAAACCCCACAAAGATGTTGAACTGCAGCTGAGATTTCTCAAGACAGAG gAGGAAAAAATCAAGGCAAAACTCAATAAAACCATCCGGACGCAGAAGAAAGATGTCTACAACAGTGTGacacagaaaattaaagaaattatgGAAGAATGCTACATCA AGGCCGCAGCATTCAGAGGACCAGGCACACTGAACAACATGAGAGAGACTATTGAGAGACATGTGCACTCAAATAAGGGCATGTTTGAGCGGGCGAAAAATACCATGTTGGAGAAGCTGAATGCCTTGATG CAATACATCCTAGAGACGCTGCAGAAAACGATGATGGAATCAATTGAACTCTCACTTAAGACGGATAACTGCTCACTTCCAG aTTTTTCAGCAGAGCTTTCAATGGTGAAGGAAAATTATGACAAACTTGAAAATAGCCCAGTCGTCAGATGA